Proteins encoded within one genomic window of Candidatus Neomarinimicrobiota bacterium:
- a CDS encoding DUF5989 family protein has translation MARTSKLALIWDFLKVRKKWWLAPIVVLLLLLSLLIVLTEGSALAPFIYTIF, from the coding sequence ATGGCTCGAACATCGAAACTAGCTCTGATCTGGGATTTTCTGAAAGTAAGGAAGAAGTGGTGGCTGGCTCCCATTGTGGTCCTTCTGCTTCTGCTCAGTCTCTTGATTGTGTTGACCGAAGGTTCGGCCTTAGCGCCCTTTATCTATACTATCTTCTAG